The following DNA comes from Pongo pygmaeus isolate AG05252 chromosome 9, NHGRI_mPonPyg2-v2.0_pri, whole genome shotgun sequence.
CTCGTCTCTTTATCTCCCAGGTGACTGATGCCCCATGGATCTTGAATCCCTTCGATCCTTTGCTGCCCGATCAGtcttcctctgcttccctcccAGAGCCTTAAGCCAGAAACTTTCCCCTGGTGTCCCCTGTTCTGCATGATCCCACACCACCAGGTGACTCCAGGAGGCTCAGCTGCCCGGGCTGGGTTGCAAGTGGGAGATGTGATTCTGGAAGTGAACGGGTATCCTGTTGGGGGACAGAATGACCTGGACAGGCTTCAGCAGCTGCCTGAGGCTGAGCCACCCCTCTGCCTGAAGCTGGCAGTCAGGTCTCTGTGGGGCTTGGAAGCCTGGATTCCCCCTGGGGCTGCAGAGGTGAGGAAGAAGAAACAGATGGCACCGTGAGTAGCTACAGAAGGGCAGGGAGGAGTGAGAAAGAAGGGCAGAGTGGGCGAGGTACAAGATGAAGCCATGTGGGGTATGCAGGTTGTGACTTCAGGTCATGGTAGGTGGGGACAGAAGGACTCATGAAAAAAAACCCCATTCCTGGGCATTCCAGTGCAGGGCGGGGCAAGAAAAAGGAACTCTTCTGGGTCCCACCTGGAATGACCTTCTACCTCCTTTCTCTGTATAGGACTGGGCTCTGGCCTCGGATCAGCTGTAGAGCACCCCTGCTTGGTACAGACATACTCAGGGGCTACCGTGTCTTCACTCTCCAGCCCGAGGTGGTGAAGGCAGGATGCTCTCTCTAAGCCAGACCAGAGGGACTCAGACACCACCGATCACAGGCTGGCCCAGGTGCTCCCTCCCTTCCCGCAGGCCCAACTCCCAGCAGAGGGTGTGGTTGGAGTCCCTGAAGGAGTCTGAGGCTCCAGAGGATGTCATATGGGAGCTTTGGAGAACTGTGTCCCAAGGATGAAGGTGTGGCTGTGGGTCTGGCTAGGATTGAAGCCATCTGGACCTTTTCTAGATATGACTCCAGGACCCTTGAGTGTAATGCAAAAATTTGGAGCCCAGCTATGCCTGCCCTCTGTGGGTGCCTTAGCACTGCGGGAGGGTGGTGCTTGGTTACCGTTGCATTTGTTATAGAAATGGCCGTTCCCCATAAATCTGACTGCCTGTGTTTGTGTTGGTGGGGGTAAGGGGCAGTGGCGTGAAGGGACAAAAAGGGCCTCAGGCTCAAGGGGTGGGATGCGGCTCCTGCAGGAGAGAGGTTGAGACCTGGTCAAATTTCTTTCCTATCACTGAATCTCAGGGATAATGGGCCAACCCAGAACTGAGATGTCTGCATGAGAGCCACtcctaaaaataaacaacaacaacaacaaaaaaaaaaaaaagaagaaaactaaataaaaataaaaataaaaaagatccaCTCCTCTCTGCCAAAAGGCCAGAGCCCACAGCTCTATTGAGTTCTACATCAAGACACTTTATTGCTGGGGCCTCAGAGAACACTAGAGACTAGGGGCTGGTGGCCTCAAAGATCCAGGGGGGTGAGTCCAAACTGGCGTAGCTGCTCCTTGTGCCTGGCGTGGAGTCTCAGTGCCGCCCCATCCCACTGCAGCTTGATGGCTCTCAGCTTGGCCAAGAGCCTGTCCAGACTGTCCTGCAGACATCAATATTTCAGCCcccaggaagagagggaaggagtgaGTGCTGCCCCAGGTTGGTTCGTAAACTTTCCTTGCCTAGTAGACATGGTTGTATCCCCTCTGTCTGCCCTCAGGATAGAGCAGGGCTCCCTTGGAGATGCTTCTTCTCCTTACCCCTGGGTTGTCAGTCATCACATGAGCTGGGGTTCGTGGGCACGGGGGGAGTCCTGGGTACTGGGACGGCTGGGATCCAGGGGGTGGTGCTTACGTGTAAGATTTCCTCATACTTCGCCTCCATGTCTGCCACGTGGGCCCGAAGCTGAGCCAGGGCCTGGTCCCGCTCTCCGAGAGCTTGTTCAGCCTCTTCCTGGGCAGCTGCAGCCTCCCTTTGGCATGCCTCTGGGGGTAGGCAGGATGAAAGAGAGCAGGATGGTGACACTCTATCCTTGACCAGTCTCCAAAGGTATCTGGAAAGGAGACCTCAAATGGGCTCATTCCAGACTCCCCCAGCATCACCAAATTTCCCGCAGTCCCTGTAAAAGCTGAAGCTCCTCTGAGGTATAGCAGAGAGTGGTGGGCTTGAGATAGAAGGCTCCAAAGTCGGATTACTACCTaggggaccacaggcatgtctCTTTGTGAGCCTCGATgtcgtcattttttttttttttagagggaatctcactctctcgccaggctagagtgcagtggtacgatctcagctcactgcaactgctgcctcctgggttcaagcaattctcctgcctcagcctcccgagtagctgggactacaggcacatgccaccacgcccagataatctttgaatttttagtagagatggggtttcaccatgttggccaggatggtccctatctcttgactttgtgatccgctcgcctcggcctcccaaagtgatgggattacaagcgtgagccactgcggctggctGGTGTCTTCATCTTTAAAGAGAGAATGACACATCCCTCAGGGGCATGCTGTGACCTTTAAACATGATAAATGGGTGACAAAGCACCTAGCTAGTATACaggaggtgctcagtaaacattgaTTCATTGGCCGGGCGTGatgcggattacctgaggtcaggagtctgaaacgagcctggccaacatggtgaaactccatctgtactaaaaatacaaaaattagccaggcatggtggcgcacacctgtaatcccagctactcgggaggctgaggcaggagaattgcttgaacgtgggaggcagaggttgcagtgagccgagattgtgccattgcactccagaatgAGCgaccagagtgaaactccatctcaaaacaaaaaacaaaaaaaccccaaaacaacaacaaaaacaaaaacaattgagTGATTGATTGACTTGGAATTTGAGGTAAAGCAAAGATTAGGAAAGGAACCCAGGGTCTGAATGGCAGATAAGCAGCTCCTGGCCAACGATAGGTAAACcgaaggctatttttttttttttttagttggaatcgtactctgttgccgaggctggagtgtagtggtgtgatctcagctcactgcagcctccacctcctggattcaagtgattctcctgactcagcctcccaagtagctgagattacaggcacacaccaccatgtttggctaatttttgtaattttagtagagatggcatttcaccatattggccagcctggtcttgaactcttggcctcaagcaatcctctcgccttggcctcccaaagtgctaggattacaggggtgagccactgcacccggttgAAGGCATTTTTAAGGTATGAAAGCTTTGAGACCAAAATTGTGAAAGAGCTCATGTGTCATGCTGAGatatttcaacattattttgtaAGCaagagacaagagaagagaagcaaaggcttcctggtttttaaaaatatttttgcttattaccaatgtttattcatttatttggtgAACAGTTATTTAGGATCTACCAGGTGCTAGGTCTTGAAGATACAGAAGTAAGTAAGTCAAACATTTTCCCTTAGTTTCATTGTAGAAATCAGCTAAACTAAAAGGGAATATGTTTTGCTCACAAGAGACATGGCAGTGGTGGGGAGTTAGGGCTGGACTTGAGAGGAGGAAATGGGGTGTGAGGCCtacctcttcttttttatttttattattattttttgagacagagtcttgctctgtcacccaggctggagtgcaatggtgtgatcgtggctcactgcaacctctgcctcccaggttcaagcgattctcctgcctcagcctcccgagtagctgggattacaggtgtgcgccaccacatccggctaatttttagatttttagtagagatggggtttcgtcatttggccaggctgttcttgaactcctgacctcaggtgatccgcctgccttggcctcccaaagtgctgggattacaggcctgagccaccgcgcctggcgccTCTTCTTTACTTACAACAGAGATTCTTGGCATCCTGAACCCTCTGCTCCAGTCCTCAGTGGTGGAGGGTCAGTGAAAGTGGGGAAAGTGATCCCGGAGCCCAGACGGCAGCTTTCTGGAGCAGAGACTTTGAAGTCTACCCCTTCATGCTGCAACTGTTGGAGAGAAGGGGTTTGGAGGGTGGGGAAACCTACCTAGCTGCCCCTGAAGGCCTTTGACTTCTTCCTCCAGCTGCTTGCTGCGGGTTTGCATATCCTCTTGCAGGGCATGGCACTGGCGACTCATctctggggtgggggcagtgggccACCAGGGACCCAGGTTGGAGATGGAGGGatggagaaaggaaatgaagttGTGGGTGGGGAAGACTCTACTTGGTCTAGTGGAACAGGAGCACAAAGGCCTTCTTGGTTCTTTTTGTGATTCTGAGAAGCTGCAGACCATGAAAACCTGAGGAAGGGACAGGAAGCCCGACCTACCTCCCCAAGTCCAGCTTTGGATGGGGATGCTAGCCCTTCTCCCCTCCCATGGGATGATTGAGATGATGGCTATGACTGCATGTGTATCCTACACAGCATCAAGCACATGGCACCAGGCATCCTGGAAGGCCCCTGCCTGGGATCGAGGAACTTACATGCCTTTGGTTCCTGCAGGATCCTTCCTGATTTGTACTGTTCGGGAAAGACCAAGACCAGGCCTGGCAGTCGGAAGCCCTCCTTGTTTCCCTTCCTTGCATGAACTGACCCTGTTGGTTGTCCTCCTCCACGCCCCTGTCTCCTGCCCACCTGCTTAACCGACCACACACCTGCATATATGGCCTTCCCTTCACTTCGGGCCccttccagctcagcctccaccccttgcagcctctgcctcagctGGTCTTCGGAAGCCTTGGCTCGACGGGCTTCATCCCTCCGTAGAGCTGTGAGCAGTCCCAGAGCTGCTGTTAGGACTGGCTGGGGCCCACTAAATCAGCCCCCATGAACTTGATGGACTTTGCCCACCTCTAGAAATCTGGTGGTGGGGTGTCCAGCCTCTTATTCTCTCtctgggttttgttgtttttgttttttatccctAGAGTCTCACAGGTTCCTCATTATTAAGAAGTAAAAACTCCCTCCATGTTCTGGCTATAAAAAATAGCTTTCCAgatagtctggcatggtggctcatgcctgtaatcacaatattttgggaggcttaggtgggagaattgcttgaggccaggagtttgagacctgcctgggcaacagagtgagaccttgtctctataaaataaatagggccaggtgcagtggctcacgcctgtaatcccagcacttcgggaggccaaggctggtgggacacaaggtcaagaattcaagaccagcctggccaacatggtgaaaacccatctctactaagaatacaaaaattagctgggtgtggtggccgcgtgcctgtaatcccagctactggggaggctgaggctggagaatcacttgaacctgggaggcagaggttgcagtgagccgagatcgcgccactgcactccagcctgggcgacagagtgcaagactctgtctcaaaaaaaaaaaaagaaaaaaaaaattaaataaataaagtagccaggcatggtggtgtgcacctataatgccagctactcgggaggccgaggcgggaagattgttggggcccaggagttagagattacagtgaactatgaccataccactgcactccagcctgggcaatagatcaagattctgtcaaaaacaaaacaaaacaaaacaaaaaaacaaacaaaaaaaaacaccttcctTTATCAACTCTCACTGCCCACCTCTCTCTCATCGTTTTTCCACTAGGGGATGGTTAGGGTCAACTTAACCCCCCACCATACCTCCAACTCTCCAATCCCCCAGGATACAGAAATGCCCCATTTCACTTCCCCTTTTGCCCACCCATGCCAGCTTCTACCCTCCTTACCCAAGTGGTCTCGGAGCAGCTCCTTCTCCAATACCACCAGCCTGTGCCTGGACTCGGCCTCCACATCTGCACCTGCCGTGGCAAGTGGCAGAGCCTCAGCTCTTCATGATCTCAGCATTCCTCACTCTGTTTGCATCCTCACCCCACACCCTGCACTTTTGCTGCAGGAGACCCGAGGACCACTAAATGAGGTATCCACAGTGGCAGAGTCTACTGAAGTCAGCACCGTGTCCTCACCGACCAGCACATAACAGATATGCAAAATACACATGACAAATATATTAGGAAGGCAGAGAGCTAGATGGGGCTTAAAGGAGAGCGTGGGTGACCATCTCCCCACTTCCTCAGCTCCCTGGATCTGGCTTTGAGGACATGAAAGAGGAAGGTCAAGAGAGCTCCATCCTGTCCTGCAGAAGGCTGAATTCTCTCTGGAGGAGCTCTGCGTGGTCTTCATGGCAGAACATGGAGAAGCAGGGGGCACCTCCACCCACCATAACTCACCCcagttcattttcttcttctgtgccccagatttcttccctttttctttgtttttaggtGGCATCTCCTTGTTGTCCTGGGAGAAGGAGGGGACCTTATGTTTAGGTCTGGACACAGGGATGCTTTCCTGAGCTTTAGACTGAACCAGGAGTCTCAAGAGAGTCTCCTGGTTCTACTCCAAATTTTCTCTCATATCCTTCAGAAAAGTCAGTTCACAGTCTCTTCGGAACCTCAGACAGGGTTGGGGTCAGTGGGGAGGATGGAGTTTTTTCTCTCAACCAGGCTGACTCTGTACAGAAGTCATTCCTCGCAACTCTCTTTTAGAGAAACGAAATCCCTGTACCTGCTCCCCACCCTCTTCCCATCATCCTAAACCCTCTCTTCCTACCTGTAGGATCCTCTCCTGCCAGTGTTGGGGCTCCCCGTGGAGTGACCCACTCGTGGGGAGTGGCAGAGAGAAGGCCCAACTAGCGAGGAGTCTGAGGCGGGGCCTGGGTCCTGGGAGCCAATCCTTGGTGGCAAATTTCTCTTGAGGGCAGGACTGAGGGCTGGAAGGTTGGGTTTCGGGAGGCTGTATGTTGTCCAGGCAACTGGGAAACATGGAGTTCATAGGAAGGTGGAATGGGCTAaatcagctcacaaagtttaaaatATCAAGGTCTCAAAGGGTCAGTTCTTTCCTTATCCCCAAATCCTAAGTATAGTTTGAAAAGAAAGGGCTTTGGAGGCCGATTAGTTATGATTCATTGCCATGTAGACATGGCCTGCAATTTGGAGACTTCCAAATTCAGATGTACACACCTGAGATAATATGTTGTGCTGATACAGAGGAAAAGGACTGACAGTAGCCATGTTGGACGACTGACATCCCAAGGTCCCACCAGCAAAATGACATTAGTAGGCTTAAAACTGAAGATCTaagctgggggcggtggctcatgcctataatcccagcattttgagaagctgaggcaggaggattacttgaggccaggagttcgagaccatcctggacaacacagtgagacctcatttctacaaaaaaattaaaaaattagcctggtgtggtggtgcacacctgtagtctcagctacttgggaggctgaagcaggagaatcacttgagcctgggaggttgaggcagcagtgagctatgattgcatcactgcactccaccctgaatgacagagggagaccctgtctcaaacaaacaaaacccccagACCACTGAAGATCCTCTTCAGTACACTGTAGAATGAGGGTAATAAGTGCAGGAATAGGTAGTCCAGGGAGTTTTCCACTTCAGAGAAATGAGACGCAGAGGAATAGTGGACCCATGGACTCTAGGGTACTGATCTAGAGGGATGCAAGTATGGAGGAAAGTGCTCAGGTTAGAGACAAGACATGTGAGTCTGAGTCCCAACTGTGGATATGTAAACTGAGGCGAACCATTTGACTTTGCTCAGCATCAGTTTGCTGATCTTTAATTGTTTGATTTTGTAGCTCTTGAAAAGCCTGTGTTTCAGCTGCGTGTTTACATGGCTATCTTCTCTCCTAGTGACTTAATCTATTGCTACATTTCCCCATTCCCTTGTGTGTTGATTTTCAGACAGGTGTTGAGACATTGCTTTGTGAGGCTCCCTGCAGCATAGAGTTGGTTGGGGCTCCCTCTAGTGGACTTGTTTGACCTTCTCCTGAGTTTCctacatttttgcttttaaattatttacaggGCAATAGTGGGGGTGACTCCCTTTGGGGATACTTCTTAGTGtcctgcttgagccaggagtggCTGGAAGAATTAACGTTGGGGAGAGAGTATGATGGGTGGCCCTCCCTTGTCAGGCAGCCCTCACTTTCCCTCCAGCTCTGTGCTATCCTGGAGGCTTGCCATCTATCTGCCACTTGGATCTCTGGGCACCATACTGGTTAGAGTGAAAATAGCAGAAACTTCAggacttttttccttttggattAGGGGACCTGCAGaccctttcttttctttaggtttcgtttgattttttttttttttcagtgtctctctctgtcacccaggctggagtgcagtggcatgatcacggctcactacagcctcagcctccctgggccctggtgatcttcccacctcaacctcctgagtagctgggactacaggcgcatgccaccacacctggctaatttttgtattttttgtagagatggggttttaccatgttgtccagcatggtctcgaactcctggcctcaagcgatccacctgcctcggcctcccagggttcttggattacaggcgtgagccactgcgccaggctatcttttttttttttttcctcagacagggtctcgctcttgttgcctaggctggagtacagtgacgtgatctcggctcactgcaacctccacctcccaggttcaagcaattctctgcctcagcctcccgagtagctgggaatacaggcacccaccaccacgcctggctaatttttgtatttttagtagagatggggtttcatcatcttggccaggctggtcttgaactcctgacctcgtgatccacccgcctcagcctc
Coding sequences within:
- the DRC12 gene encoding coiled-coil domain-containing protein 153 isoform X5, with product MPPKNKEKGKKSGAQKKKMNWGADVEAESRHRLVVLEKELLRDHLALRRDEARRAKASEDQLRQRLQGVEAELEGARSEGKAIYAVQIRKDPAGTKGIFSESQKEPRRPLCSCSTRPSRVFPTHNFISFLHPSISNLGPWWPTAPTPEMSRQCHALQEDMQTRSKQLEEEVKGLQGQLEACQREAAAAQEEAEQALGERDQALAQLRAHVADMEAKYEEILHSGQALGQAESHQAAVGWGGTETPRQAQGAATPVWTHPPGSLRPPAPSL
- the DRC12 gene encoding coiled-coil domain-containing protein 153 isoform X3, with the protein product MNSMFPSCLDNIQPPETQPSSPQSCPQEKFATKDWLPGPRPRLRLLASWAFSLPLPTSGSLHGEPQHWQERILQDNKEMPPKNKEKGKKSGAQKKKMNWGADVEAESRHRLVVLEKELLRDHLALRRDEARRAKASEDQLRQRLQGVEAELEGARSEGKAIYAEMSRQCHALQEDMQTRSKQLEEEVKGLQGQLEACQREAAAAQEEAEQALGERDQALAQLRAHVADMEAKYEEILHSGQALGQAESHQAAVGWGGTETPRQAQGAATPVWTHPPGSLRPPAPSL
- the DRC12 gene encoding coiled-coil domain-containing protein 153 isoform X1, which encodes MNSMFPSCLDNIQPPETQPSSPQSCPQEKFATKDWLPGPRPRLRLLASWAFSLPLPTSGSLHGEPQHWQERILQDNKEMPPKNKEKGKKSGAQKKKMNWGADVEAESRHRLVVLEKELLRDHLALRRDEARRAKASEDQLRQRLQGVEAELEGARSEGKAIYAVQIRKDPAGTKGIFSESQKEPRRPLCSCSTRPSRVFPTHNFISFLHPSISNLGPWWPTAPTPEMSRQCHALQEDMQTRSKQLEEEVKGLQGQLEACQREAAAAQEEAEQALGERDQALAQLRAHVADMEAKYEEILHSGQALGQAESHQAAVGWGGTETPRQAQGAATPVWTHPPGSLRPPAPSL
- the DRC12 gene encoding coiled-coil domain-containing protein 153 isoform X7, translating into MNSMFPSCLDNIQPPETQPSSPQSCPQEKFATKDWLPGPRPRLRLLASWAFSLPLPTSGSLHGEPQHWQERILQDNKEMPPKNKEKGKKSGAQKKKMNWGADVEAESRHRLVVLEKELLRDHLEACQREAAAAQEEAEQALGERDQALAQLRAHVADMEAKYEEILHSGQALGQAESHQAAVGWGGTETPRQAQGAATPVWTHPPGSLRPPAPSL
- the DRC12 gene encoding coiled-coil domain-containing protein 153 isoform X6, encoding MPPKNKEKGKKSGAQKKKMNWGADVEAESRHRLVVLEKELLRDHLALRRDEARRAKASEDQLRQRLQGVEAELEGARSEGKAIYAVQIRKDPAGTKGIFSESQKEPRRPLCSCSTRPSRVFPTHNFISFLHPSISNLGPWWPTAPTPEMSRQCHALQEDMQTRSKQLEEEVKGLQGQLEACQREAAAAQEEAEQALGERDQALAQLRAHVADMEAKYEEILHDSLDRLLAKLRAIKLQWDGAALRLHARHKEQLRQFGLTPLDL
- the DRC12 gene encoding coiled-coil domain-containing protein 153 isoform X4 encodes the protein MNSMFPSCLDNIQPPETQPSSPQSCPQEKFATKDWLPGPRPRLRLLASWAFSLPLPTSGSLHGEPQHWQERILQDNKEMPPKNKEKGKKSGAQKKKMNWGADVEAESRHRLVVLEKELLRDHLALRRDEARRAKASEDQLRQRLQGVEAELEGARSEGKAIYAEMSRQCHALQEDMQTRSKQLEEEVKGLQGQLEACQREAAAAQEEAEQALGERDQALAQLRAHVADMEAKYEEILHDSLDRLLAKLRAIKLQWDGAALRLHARHKEQLRQFGLTPLDL
- the DRC12 gene encoding coiled-coil domain-containing protein 153 isoform X8; translated protein: MPPKNKEKGKKSGAQKKKMNWGADVEAESRHRLVVLEKELLRDHLALRRDEARRAKASEDQLRQRLQGVEAELEGARSEGKAIYAEMSRQCHALQEDMQTRSKQLEEEVKGLQGQLEACQREAAAAQEEAEQALGERDQALAQLRAHVADMEAKYEEILHDSLDRLLAKLRAIKLQWDGAALRLHARHKEQLRQFGLTPLDL
- the DRC12 gene encoding coiled-coil domain-containing protein 153 isoform X2, which codes for MNSMFPSCLDNIQPPETQPSSPQSCPQEKFATKDWLPGPRPRLRLLASWAFSLPLPTSGSLHGEPQHWQERILQDNKEMPPKNKEKGKKSGAQKKKMNWGADVEAESRHRLVVLEKELLRDHLALRRDEARRAKASEDQLRQRLQGVEAELEGARSEGKAIYAVQIRKDPAGTKGIFSESQKEPRRPLCSCSTRPSRVFPTHNFISFLHPSISNLGPWWPTAPTPEMSRQCHALQEDMQTRSKQLEEEVKGLQGQLEACQREAAAAQEEAEQALGERDQALAQLRAHVADMEAKYEEILHDSLDRLLAKLRAIKLQWDGAALRLHARHKEQLRQFGLTPLDL
- the DRC12 gene encoding coiled-coil domain-containing protein 153 isoform X9, translated to MNSMFPSCLDNIQPPETQPSSPQSCPQEKFATKDWLPGPRPRLRLLASWAFSLPLPTSGSLHGEPQHWQERILQDNKEMPPKNKEKGKKSGAQKKKMNWGADVEAESRHRLVVLEKELLRDHLALRRDEARRAKASEDQLRQRLQGVEAELEGARSEGKAIYAVQIRKDPAGTKGIITKRTKKAFVLLFH